In a genomic window of Methylobacter sp. YRD-M1:
- the nifL gene encoding nitrogen fixation negative regulator NifL, giving the protein MKKTSLQFLWTHSSKGKCINEELEAIMLGEDIDNRGPCGLFIETVEQAPIAISITDKKASILYVNEEFTLVTGYDPADILGQNESLLSDKSTPRHVYHDLWRTISSKKVWHGRLVNRHKSGHRYLADLTITPMLNSDKQITHYIGMHRDVTADYESEKKVHNQKLLIESVLNSSPIAMVVLDDQDRIILDNQLYKALVTDLNKGEPALFFLKLLRDEMGDLWQQLQLAEQGFNNREFRVETRGQGVRWFSCAGNWFVEKEINADAFFEDNSKRYLILTLTDITKQRRQMEELHIQTLKTMMVEDERVRGIRETLLGAMHQIQMPMNQIKAAEQIIRHKGDAQHDGLLQILRQIQASGEEAVAMMKKCIPQIYQAAVVPVNLNKVLHEMMLLSESRFQSHDIEVHWQPMQALPTILGSENRLRILFKQLIDNAIEAMAQSDCAEQRLRITTDSDADLAYVIIEDSGPGIPAGKRAKVFEPFYTTRPMGGNQAGMGLVMVKEIINQHQGLIEIDPNYHQGCRFIISFPMRRVSA; this is encoded by the coding sequence ATGAAAAAAACATCGTTGCAATTTTTGTGGACTCACAGCAGTAAAGGCAAATGCATCAATGAAGAGCTTGAAGCCATTATGCTCGGAGAGGACATTGACAACCGGGGGCCGTGCGGGCTGTTTATCGAAACGGTCGAGCAGGCGCCTATCGCTATTTCCATTACCGACAAGAAAGCCAGCATTCTTTATGTGAATGAGGAATTCACTCTGGTCACCGGCTATGATCCGGCCGATATTCTGGGTCAAAACGAATCCCTGCTATCGGATAAGTCCACGCCGCGGCATGTCTACCACGATTTGTGGCGCACCATCAGCAGCAAAAAGGTTTGGCATGGCCGGCTGGTCAATCGGCATAAGTCAGGGCATCGTTATCTGGCTGACCTGACCATAACGCCCATGCTGAACAGCGACAAGCAAATCACGCACTATATCGGCATGCATCGCGATGTGACTGCTGACTATGAATCCGAGAAAAAAGTGCACAATCAGAAATTGCTGATTGAATCCGTGCTCAATTCATCGCCGATTGCTATGGTGGTGCTCGATGACCAGGACCGGATCATTCTGGATAACCAGTTGTATAAAGCGTTGGTTACCGATCTTAACAAAGGCGAGCCGGCGCTGTTTTTTCTGAAGCTGCTGCGTGATGAGATGGGCGATTTGTGGCAGCAGCTGCAACTCGCCGAACAGGGCTTCAATAACCGGGAGTTCAGGGTGGAAACCCGCGGCCAGGGCGTGCGCTGGTTTTCCTGTGCCGGCAACTGGTTTGTGGAAAAGGAAATCAACGCCGACGCGTTTTTTGAAGACAATTCCAAACGCTATCTGATCCTGACCCTGACCGACATCACCAAGCAGCGCCGGCAGATGGAAGAGCTGCATATCCAGACCCTGAAAACCATGATGGTCGAGGATGAACGGGTGCGCGGCATTCGGGAGACGCTGCTGGGCGCCATGCACCAGATTCAGATGCCGATGAACCAGATCAAGGCTGCTGAGCAGATCATCCGGCACAAAGGCGACGCCCAGCATGACGGCCTGCTGCAGATTTTGCGGCAGATTCAGGCATCGGGCGAAGAGGCCGTGGCCATGATGAAAAAATGTATTCCCCAGATTTATCAGGCGGCTGTTGTTCCGGTCAATCTTAATAAAGTGCTGCACGAGATGATGCTGCTCAGCGAATCGCGTTTCCAGAGCCATGATATCGAAGTGCACTGGCAGCCCATGCAGGCCTTGCCGACGATTCTGGGTTCCGAAAATCGCCTGCGCATCCTGTTCAAGCAACTCATCGATAACGCAATCGAGGCCATGGCGCAGTCCGACTGCGCGGAGCAGCGGCTCAGGATCACCACCGATTCAGATGCCGATCTGGCCTATGTCATCATTGAAGACAGCGGGCCCGGCATTCCCGCCGGCAAACGCGCCAAAGTATTCGAGCCCTTCTATACCACAAGACCCATGGGCGGCAATCAGGCCGGCATGGGTCTGGTCATGGTCAAGGAAATCATCAACCAGCATCAGGGGCTGATCGAGATAGACCCTAATTACCATCAGGGTTGCCGCTTCATTATCAGTTTTCCCATGCGCAGAGTTTCGGCATAG
- the rsxC gene encoding electron transport complex subunit RsxC, whose amino-acid sequence MLNLSALFKAPRIRGGVHAEEHKASTSAQPIVVDFPLPKKLYIPLQQHVGKASEPVVRVGDHVLKGQLLAHSQGMISAPVHASSSGVIVDINDYPAPHPSALPIRTVVLETDGEDKWISAPPVDDPFQLAPEEVSLRVGAAGIVGLGGAAFPSAVKLNLGRENRIHTLLINGGECEPYLTCDDRLMQERAEGIIDGIRLMLYGMETGQAIVGIEDNKPEAYTAMRKASLPYPFIKVEQVPTRYPMGWDRQLIRYLTGREVPAGGRSADVGVIMHNVGTAYAVHRAIRFNLPLISRIVTVSGGAVASPMNIEVPIGTLISELFAFCGVNQTATRRIIMGGPMMGDALPHSRLPIVKASSGILALTQEEIRNKAQQPCIRCAQCVSACPAGLLPLDMANRIRNNQLDAAVDIGLKDCISCGSCSYVCPSNIPLVQYFKYASGELAARQQAQHKSEHTRRLMDERNARMDRIKKQQQEEEQARLAAKAERERLQTEQGTLA is encoded by the coding sequence ATGCTGAATCTGTCCGCCCTGTTTAAAGCGCCGCGCATTCGCGGCGGAGTTCATGCCGAGGAGCATAAGGCCTCGACCTCCGCTCAACCCATCGTGGTTGATTTCCCGCTGCCTAAAAAACTCTATATCCCGTTGCAGCAGCATGTCGGCAAAGCTTCGGAGCCGGTGGTCAGGGTCGGCGATCATGTCCTGAAAGGGCAATTGCTGGCTCACAGTCAGGGGATGATTTCTGCACCGGTGCATGCATCAAGTTCGGGCGTAATTGTCGATATCAACGATTATCCGGCACCGCACCCTTCTGCGCTGCCGATACGAACGGTCGTGCTGGAAACCGATGGCGAGGACAAGTGGATCAGCGCTCCGCCTGTCGATGACCCGTTTCAACTGGCGCCCGAAGAGGTCAGCCTGCGCGTCGGCGCGGCCGGCATCGTAGGTCTTGGCGGGGCCGCCTTCCCGTCGGCCGTCAAATTGAATCTGGGCCGTGAAAACAGAATTCACACGCTGCTGATCAACGGCGGTGAATGCGAGCCTTATCTGACTTGCGACGACCGGCTGATGCAGGAGCGGGCCGAGGGCATTATCGACGGCATACGCCTGATGCTTTATGGCATGGAAACCGGGCAGGCGATTGTCGGCATTGAAGATAACAAGCCAGAAGCCTATACAGCCATGCGGAAGGCCAGCCTGCCCTACCCGTTCATCAAGGTTGAACAGGTGCCGACCCGTTATCCGATGGGCTGGGACAGACAGCTGATCCGCTACCTCACAGGCCGGGAAGTACCGGCCGGCGGGCGCTCCGCCGACGTGGGCGTGATCATGCATAACGTCGGCACAGCCTATGCGGTGCACCGGGCCATCCGCTTCAATCTGCCGCTGATCAGCCGCATCGTGACAGTCTCGGGCGGCGCCGTAGCCTCGCCGATGAATATCGAAGTGCCCATCGGCACGCTGATCAGCGAACTGTTCGCCTTCTGCGGCGTTAATCAAACAGCCACCAGGCGCATCATCATGGGCGGTCCGATGATGGGCGATGCGCTGCCGCATAGCCGTCTGCCTATCGTCAAGGCCTCCAGCGGCATCCTGGCCTTGACTCAGGAGGAGATCCGCAACAAGGCCCAGCAGCCCTGCATCCGCTGTGCGCAGTGCGTCAGCGCCTGCCCGGCCGGCCTGTTGCCGCTGGATATGGCTAACCGGATACGCAACAACCAGCTCGACGCGGCTGTCGACATCGGTCTCAAGGACTGCATCAGCTGCGGCTCCTGTTCTTATGTCTGCCCTTCCAACATTCCGTTGGTGCAGTATTTCAAATACGCCAGCGGCGAACTCGCAGCCAGGCAGCAGGCGCAGCACAAATCGGAACACACCAGGCGTCTGATGGATGAACGCAATGCGCGCATGGACCGTATCAAAAAACAGCAACAGGAAGAAGAACAGGCGCGTCTGGCCGCCAAAGCCGAAAGAGAACGTTTACAAACCGAACAAGGGACATTGGCATGA
- the rsxB gene encoding electron transport complex subunit RsxB: MYILTAIVSLTTLGLILGFLLGIAARYLKVESNPIVDELEALMPGSQCGQCGYPGCRPAAEALAAGEAPPTLCPPGGSSLAEQLAKLLGVEIDLNDVQDPELLVARVSEDTCIGCTRCFKVCPTDAIVGAPKQIHAVISDACIGCKKCVAVCPTECLQMHPVEVTLRNWRWPKPAVAEGVATC, translated from the coding sequence ATGTACATTTTAACTGCCATTGTAAGTTTGACGACATTAGGGCTAATTTTGGGGTTCCTGCTCGGTATCGCCGCCAGGTATCTGAAAGTTGAAAGCAACCCGATTGTCGATGAACTGGAAGCATTAATGCCCGGCTCTCAATGCGGCCAATGCGGCTATCCGGGCTGCAGGCCGGCAGCGGAAGCACTGGCCGCAGGCGAAGCACCGCCCACGCTGTGCCCGCCCGGCGGCAGTTCGCTGGCCGAGCAGCTGGCAAAATTACTGGGCGTGGAAATCGACCTGAACGATGTACAAGACCCGGAGCTGTTGGTCGCCAGAGTAAGCGAAGATACCTGCATTGGCTGCACGCGCTGCTTCAAGGTCTGCCCGACCGATGCGATCGTCGGCGCGCCCAAGCAGATCCATGCAGTGATCAGTGACGCCTGCATCGGCTGCAAAAAATGCGTAGCCGTCTGCCCGACCGAATGCCTGCAAATGCATCCGGTTGAGGTCACCTTGCGGAACTGGCGCTGGCCCAAACCGGCTGTTGCCGAAGGAGTTGCCACATGCTGA
- the rsxA gene encoding electron transport complex subunit RsxA, with the protein MSEYLLLLLGTALVNNVVLVKFLGLCPFMGVSNKLDTALGMGMATTFVLTLAAIASWMIEHFILVPFHIEFLRILAFILVIAAVVQFTEMVVHKTSPVLYQMLGIFLPLITTNCAVLGVALLNVQAQYGFIQSMVFGFGSAIGFTLVMVLFAGLRERLALMSVPSLFAGTPIAFITAGILSLAFMGFAGLYK; encoded by the coding sequence GTGAGTGAATATTTGTTACTTTTATTAGGCACCGCTCTGGTCAATAACGTGGTGTTGGTCAAATTCCTGGGGCTTTGCCCGTTCATGGGTGTATCCAACAAGCTGGATACGGCGCTGGGCATGGGAATGGCAACCACCTTCGTGCTGACGCTGGCGGCCATCGCCAGCTGGATGATCGAACATTTCATTCTGGTGCCGTTCCATATTGAGTTTCTGCGCATACTGGCCTTTATTCTGGTGATTGCGGCCGTCGTCCAGTTCACCGAGATGGTGGTCCATAAAACCAGTCCGGTGCTGTATCAGATGCTGGGTATTTTCCTACCCCTCATTACCACCAACTGTGCGGTCCTGGGTGTGGCCCTGCTGAACGTACAGGCGCAGTATGGATTCATTCAAAGTATGGTTTTCGGCTTTGGATCGGCCATCGGCTTCACACTGGTCATGGTGCTGTTCGCCGGTCTGCGCGAACGCTTGGCCTTGATGAGCGTGCCGAGCCTGTTTGCCGGTACGCCGATCGCTTTTATCACGGCCGGGATTTTATCGCTGGCCTTCATGGGTTTCGCGGGACTGTACAAATAG